The following is a genomic window from Rhodoligotrophos defluvii.
GATCATCGGGTTGTGCATCGGTCTTCCCTGGGAGCGCGCAGCTCCGAAAACGAGCTCTCCTCACATCGCTATAGAGGAAACCTCACCTTCGCAAGTGTGCCGGCCGGATTCGCGCGGGCAACGACCAGCGCGCCTCGCAGGCGGGCAACGAGACTTTCGACCAGCCACAGCCCCGTCAGCGCCCGGTCGGACGGCATGAGCGCCGGCCATCTGTCCGGATCGATCCCGATACCGTCATCCCGGACGCAGAGACATCCCTGGCCATCCGCCGTGGTCGAAAGCCCGATGCGCACCTGGCCTTCGCCGCGGCCCGGGAACGCATGCTCGATCGCGTTGCTCACCAGCTCGTGGATGACAAGCGCGAGGATCATTGCCGCCTTGTCGGGAATGGCAAGGCCATTCTCGATCTCAAGGGTCACCGAAATGCCCTGTCTGGCGCCGAGGGTGTCCCACGCCTTCGTCATCTCCAGCAGGTGCAGGCCGAAAGTCTCGCCGCTGACCGCGGCCATCGACCGCTGCAGCGTCACGGCTAAAGTGACGACGGAATGCACAGCCTTGAGCCGGGCGCGCGCTTCTTCATGCTGTGCTGCCCGCATTTGCTGAAGCACGAAGCCGGCAAGCATCTGGAAGGTGTTCGCCAGGCGATGCCGCATCTCGGCCAGGAGAATTTCAGCGTCGCTCCCTTCACCGCTGGTCGCCATGCCCCCAACCCCACCAACCGGCAACCTGCAAAACCGGATGTCCCATGCCTAGCCAACGGGAGGGCGGGGAGCCATAACCTATGTTAAAATCGACGGCCGATGCCGATCGAGAGAGGATGGAGAGAAGCTCTCGGATGGAAGCTGGCCGGCGCTGCCCTTGTGGGAGAGGCCGGCCGCTTCGCCCGCGGCTCCGCCGCTCAGCGTCTGATCGCCCGGCCAGCCGCAATGAGAATGCAGGCGCCGATGAAGCCGGCGATGAGATAGCCGAGCCATCCGCCCAACGAGACACCGAACAGACCGAGAATGGCATTGGCGATCACGGCGCCGACGACGCCGAGCAAGATGTTCATGAGTATGCCTGTGTCGCTCTTCATGAATATCTCGGCGAGCCAACCGGCTATGCCCCCGATGATGATTGCCGCAATCCAGCCTACGCCCGCGTCTTCCATGGGACCCTCCTTGAGTCGTTGCGATACGGATGATCACATGATTCATCGCGGCAACAAAGGGTTGTCATGCAATGCTTGGGGGCAGCATCCCCGATGCTGCATGCGGCAGATCTGGCTGGACGGCAAGGTGCCCGGCTAGGAAACGTTCCTGTCGTGCCAGGATTGCCTCAAGACACGGCGGTTCTGCCGTTCCCGATGGCGCTTCACCTGCCATTCGACCAGCAAGTACAGCACCCCTGCAACACAGATGCCTAGAAGTCCGTACAGCACACTCCGCTCCTGGGCAGGCGCCTTAGATCGCTTTCAAGCACGAAACATGCCAGCTGGAATTTGGCGCGGCCCCGTAACATGATGATGAAGGATGGCCGGAAAATGGCTGCACAGCCGGCAGGCAGGAAGAGGGGCCCTCGAGGAGGAGCGGGCGCGGCAGGCTAAAAAACGCGCAACCGCCCGGAGCTTGGGCCCCGAGCGGTGGCGCAGAGAGACGGGTGGGATCGCTCGAAAATGCGCTTAGAGCATTCCCTCTTTCTTCGCCGTCTTGCGCGCGGCATCCGTGGCGGCCTCGCCGGCCGAGATCACCGTCTCGGCAAGGCCGGCATCCGGCTGATCGGGATGGTAGGCCTTCTCACGGCCGGCCTCATACGCCTCGGAAGCCACATTCTGGACCTTCTGGACCGCCTCCTGGCCGTAGGACTTGGCGCTATCCCTCACCTGGTCGCGCGCGCTGCCGAGCAGGCGATCTTCCTGGCGCGTGGAGGGCAGGGCGGCCCCGATCGCCGCACCGACCGCCACCGCCACGGCGCCGACCACGAGCGGATTTTCGCGCAGGGCGTGGTTGAAGCTGCTCCAGGTCGATTGCATCATGTCATTGGCGCGGTATCCGGCATCGGTGGTGCGCCGATAGAGCGAGCGGGTCGAGCGGTAGGCCGCATCCTGCATGTCCCGGGCGGAGTGGCGGATGGTGCCAGCTGCACCCGTCGAGGCGCCGGAGATGGAGCCGAACGTCCTCTGGGCGCTTTCCATCGCACCCGAGACCGCGGATTTGGCCGTATCGGTCACGCGTCTGATCGCACCCGAGCCATCCCCACGCGAGCCGCCGTTCATGCCCCGGGCGCGGTCACCTTCCATGCCTTCGGCGCGATAGGGATCGAAATACGATCCCTCGTAGGCGCCTTCGCCGCGCCAGTTCACGTCGCGGGTGTGGTGATGGCTGCGGCGGCTGCCCTGCCCGAAGCAGAGCCAGGCGACGCCGGCCGCGATCAGGCCCAGGGCAAGCGGGTTGTCACGAACTTGGCGGCCGAGATTACGGGTCATCTCGGCGCCTTGGCCGTCCCGTATATAGCCCGACATTTCATCGAGAATCTGGCCCATGGATAGCCTGCTTTTCAGCTGATCGAGGGTTTCGTCCAAATGGTTCCTGTGCAGCTCGGCTTCGCGGGCCAAGCGTTCGGTCTCGGTGCTCATTGAGTTTGCTCCCTCAATGTTGGGTCATGCGGCGTCTGTTCTCGGAGCGTCTGCTCTCTGACGAGCTTGCTGTCCTTGCGGAACTGCTCGGCGGACCGGCTGGGCGCGAGATTGGCGGGCTCCAGGTTCTTCTTGCCCTTGGCGAGGAGCACCGCGCCGATGGCCGCGAGCACCACGCCCACGATCAGCGCGGCCCAGCCCGGCTCCATGACCTTGGACAAGGCGATCACCAGGGCCTGCACCAGCACGATCAGCGCGACCAGCAGGCAGATGGCACCGGCGGCGAGCGAGCCGCCCGCCACCTGCACTTGGGTGAACTTGTCAGCGAGCTCCGCCCGGATGAGGCGGCCTTCCGTCCTGAAGAGTTCGGTTGCCTCCTGCATCAAGTCAGCGAGAAGCTCGGAAAAGCTCCTGCTTTCACGCGGCTCAGCGGACATTGGTGCCTCCAGGCTGCTCGCGCATAGTATCGCTGCCGGCGGCGCGCCCGCCCGGCTTGCCGTCCGCCGGGGCGCCCTTCATTGGGCTCTGCGCAGCGCCCATCCCGCTTGCCGTCGTGCCGCTCGTGGGTGTGCCGCTTGCCGTCGTGCCGCTTGCGGCCGTTCCGCTTGCGCCCACCCCGCTTGCCGTCGTACGGCTTGTGCCTGTGCCGGCCGCGCCCGCGGTGGCGCCGCGCGCGGTGTTCATGGGCGATGATCTGGAGCTGGCTCTCGCGCTATCGGATTGGCCCATTTCGCCGGCCGACCAAGAGCGGTAGTCGCGCATATCCTCGTCCGTGCCGTGATCCGCGGAGGCGCGGGCAAAACGGCCCAGCGCGACCCCGGTGAGGGTGGCGCCGACCAGGAACGCAGCTGGCTGCCGCCGGGCGAAGCTCGTGATAGAGCGCGCGAGGTCGTCGACGCTCTTGCCCTGCAGCGCCTCCGCCGTCTGCTCCAAGCCGGATGCGGCGCGGCGCACGAGGTCCGCTGCGAGTGATTGATCGCGATTGCCGAGCTCATCCGAGGCCCTGCGGATGGCTGCGGTAAAGTCGCGTATGCTCTCGATGGCCACCGCTTTGCCGCTCTCGGCGCCCTCCCGCGCCTTTTCCTGGGCAGCGGAGACGATCCGGGAAGCGCCCTGGTTAAGGGCGTCGCGGGCGGCGTTGGTCGCGTTCTTGACGTCTTCGCGCATCGCGGCGTTCTCGCCCTGGAACGTGTCCTCGCGGTCGCCGCCGGCGCTTTTCTGATGTGATTGACGGAGAGTTCCATCCGAAGCCATAGCGCGCTCCTTCTTCAGGCAAGGCCGAGAAATGAGAGGATGAACAGAACGACGACGATCAGTCCGATGAGATAGATGATGCTGTGCATTGCTCACCTCAGGTGAAACGGCCCCGCCGCTGCCTTATGCGAGCGGGGCGTCCCACCGGCCGATGGCAGAGCGGGCAGATCGGGTCGGGCTGGTCCAAACCTGGACACCGATGCTCAACTTCCCATCGGATCTGCGTCGCCGGAGGGATCTGCCCAACAAACCAGGCCGGTGCGTCAGAGTTCCATTTTCGGCGGGAGAAACCTTGCGCTCGGCGCTGCGATGTCTTGCAGACCGGGCAATTAAAGAGGGAGCGGCCGACGGGATCGAAAATGGGGGCACTCGGTTTCCCGCCGGCCTGCGTACAACGTCACTGTACGCTACGCGAAAACGCACGACGCGCGATTTGGTTCCAGAGTTGCCGAATTCAGAACGGTGCCGTGAGAGGATCGGGACCCAGCCGGCCGCCTGGGTCATCGAGCGTCTGGAGACGAGCGAGATCGTCGCGGTCCAGCGCGAAGTCGAACACCGCAAAGTTTTCCGCAATCCTGGCGGGATTTGCCGACTTGGGAATGGCGGCCGAACCGATATCCAGGTGCCAGCGAATGATGACCTGGGCCGGTGTCTTGCCATGCTTGCGCGCGATCTCCCGGATCAGCGGCTCGCCGAGCAGGCTGCCCCGGCCGAGCGGACTCCACGCTTGAGTGGCGATGTCGTAACGGGCATGCGCCTCGCGAAGGTCGCGGCGCTGGAACCGCGGGTGCAGCTCGACTTGGTTCAGAACCGGGCGGACGCCGGTCTCCGCAATCAGCCGCTCGATATGGTCGGGGTTGAAGTTGGAAACCCCGATGGAGCGGGTGCGGCCTTCCTCCTTGAGCCGGATCAGGGCGCGCCAGCTGTCGACATAGGCGTTGCGCTTGGGCGCGGGCCAATGGATGAGGTAGAGATCGACGTAATCGACCCCCAGGCGGGCAACACTCTGGTCGAAGGCCTTCAATGCCCGGTCATAGCCTTGATCGTCGTTCCACAATTTGGTGGTCAGGAAGATGCGCTCGCGCGGCACGCCCGAAGCCCTGATCCCCTCGCCGACGCCGGTCTCGTTGCCGTAGATGGAGGCGGTGTCGATCTGGCGATAGCCCAGCTCGAGCGCGTTCTGCACGATGGCAGCCGTCGCATCGGCCGGTGTCTGCCAGACCCCGAGCCCAAGCTGCGGAATGGTATGACCGTCATGGAGTGCGATTGTCGGCGCAGCGATCATCATGCCTCTCCTGAATGTGATCCGGAGGCGATGCCGCCGGGAAGGCATGCCCGCGGCGTGGAATGGAATGTCTGCCCTATGTAGGGGCCTATGCTACTGTTCGACAACAGCGACGAGGCCGGCGCGATCCCATGCCAAGTCGCTCACAGCCTCCAGACGACGGCGGCCAAGAGCATGGAAATCTTGACGGCCAAGACTATCGCGCCTATGTTACTTCCATCGATCTTTTGTTGAACGACTTTTGTTTGCGGCCGCCTCCGAGCAGCGGAACAAGCTCTTCCTTCAAAAATCGACCTGACGCTTGCTGGCTTGATTGTCGGCGAGGGAGCTAAACTATTGTCTGAAGAGGGCTCTTCATGAGTGCTGGGACCGTAAAGTGGTTCAACACGACCAAAGGCTATGGATTTATTCAGCCGGATGACGGCGGGAAGGACGTGTTCGTCCACATCTCTGCCGTCGAGCGCTCCGGTCTCGACACGCTGCGCGAGGGCGACAAGCTGACCTACGAGGTGGTGCGCGATGCCAAGTCGGGCAAGTCCTCGGCTGAACGGCTGCAGATGGCGTGAATTCATCTCGCCGCCGACCACGGATGTACTGGCGGCGGCTGAGACGGGAAAGGTCGGACTTTGTCCGGCCTTTTTTGTTTGGCAGCACGTCGCATCGCGCGGCGAAAACAATGGCCTTTGCGGCCTTCGCTTCTCCTCGAAGGGAAGGGTGCTTTGCCCCATGTCAGTGCAGCGCGCGCGACTTCTGTGGCCGGTTCTGCTTTCCCTTTGACAAGCCGGATTAACGTTGATATCAACCTATATATTGGCGCACGCGAATATCGGAGAGAGCCATGAACACGAAAATCTTCGTCAATCTGCCGGTCAGCGATCTCGACAGGTCGATGGGCTTTTTCAAAACCCTGGGCTACTCGTTCAATCCCCAGTTCACGAACGAGGAGGCCGCCTGCATGGTGATCAGCGAGCATATCTACGCCATGCTGATCACCAAGCCGCGCTTCAAGGACTTCACCAAGAAGGAAATCGCCGACGCGACGAAAACGACAGAGGTCCTCATCGCCCTTTCCGCCGAAAGCCGGGATGCGGTGAACCGGCTCGTCGACACGGCGCTGGCCTCCGGGGCAACCGAAGCGCTCCCGCCGCAGGACCATGGCTTCATGTTCGTGCGAAGCTTCAATGACCCGGACGGCCACATCTGGGAGATCTTGTGGATGGATCCCGCGGCGGTGGCGCGCGAGTGAGCGTTCGCTGCTCACGCTGCGATATCGCAGCCTCGGCAGGCGCTTGCCTTCAAGCCCTCCCATGAAAAGCCGAACCGCCCGTTCGCCGTTTTCATGCACGAACCCGCGCGGGCAAAATGGCCACGGATCAAATAGGCCTCGTCGCGGGTTGTCCTCATGCGCTCACGCGAACGATGAGGAGTTGGCTATGGAAGGTGGGGAACTCGGCGGCCTCTGGTGGCTCATCATGGATGTGGTGCTGGTTGCCATCCTCGCGGCTGCCATCATCTACGGAACCATGCGCTGGCGGAGGAAAAATCGGTCACCGGCGCAGAAGGCGGAGACCGAGCGCGTCGTCAAGGAGCATTACGAGGCGCCTGACCGCCAGGGCTGAGACCGCCGGCGCGCCGGCGCGCTTGCGGGCAGGTCCGGCCGTGGCCTAGGCTAGGATCAGGACACGCCGGCCTGCGGGCCTGATATGCGCGTGGCCAATACGGCCGGCCGAGCAGCCGAGGGGGTAGGCGTCATGCGGGCAAGCAAACTCATCCACATCGTCAACTGCCATGCCGAAGGCGAGGTCGGCGACGTGATCGTCGGCGGGGTGGCGCCGCCGCCCGGTGAGACGCTCTGGGAACAGTCCCGCTTCATCGCGCGCGATCAGTCATTGCGCAATTTCGTGCTGAACGAGCCGCGCGGCGGCGTCTTCCGCCACTTCAACCTGCTGGTGCCGCCGAAGAACCCTGCGGCCCAGATGGGCTGGATCATCATGGAGCCGGAGGATACGCCACCCATGTCGGGCTCCAACGCGATCTGCGTCGCGACCGTTCTGCTCGAGACCGGCATTCTCCCCATGACCGAGCCGCAGACACGGCTGGTGCTGGAAGCGCCCGGTGGCCTGATCGACGTGCTCGCGGATTGCCGGAACGGCAAGGCCGAGCGGATCACCGTGCGCAACCTGCCCTCCTTCGTCGACCGCCTGGATGCGCCGCTGGAGGTGGAGGGCTTCGGCACCCTGCGGGTGGACATCGCCTATGGCGGTGACAGCTTCGTGATCGTGGATGCGGCAGCCCTCGGGTTTGTCATCGCACCGGACGAGGCGCGCGAACTGGCCGAGACGGGCATACGCATCACCAGGGCGGCCAACGAGCAGCTCGGCTTCCGGCATCCGCAGGGCACCGGGTGGGACCATATCTCCTTCTGCCAGATCGCCGCGCCATTGGCCGAGGAAGACGGCATCAAGGCAGGCCTCAACACGGTGGTCGTCCAGCCCGGCAAGCTCGATCGCTCGCCCACCGGCACCGGCTGCTCCGCGCGCATGGCGGTGCTGCATGCGCGCGGCCTCCTGCGCAAGGGCGAGCGCTTCATCGGCCGCTCCATCATCGGCTCGCGCTTCCACTGCCGGGTCGAGGATGAAGTCCTCGTCGGCCAGACGCCTGCGATCATCCCGAGCATCAGCGGCCGCGGCTTCATCTACGGCACCCAGCAGCTCATGCTCGACCCTGCCGACCCCTGGCCGGCCGGCTACCGCCTGTCCGACACCTGGCCGATGATCCGCTGAACGGCGGCCAGGCTCCATTCCTCATCACCGCGAGATGATTTGCCTTCATGGTGCCTCTCGCGGCGCAATATGCGCGGGTGGCGGCAGGAATGGAGAGCTGTCGCGATGGACCAGAAGATGCGGAACGGCAATGCGCGGCCGGGCTGGCCGATCGGGCGGCTGCTGCCGCTGGTGCTGGGCGCCCTGATCATTGCTGCGGTGGTGCCGGTGATCGTGACCGGGAGCATCG
Proteins encoded in this region:
- a CDS encoding trans-3-hydroxy-L-proline dehydratase, translated to MRASKLIHIVNCHAEGEVGDVIVGGVAPPPGETLWEQSRFIARDQSLRNFVLNEPRGGVFRHFNLLVPPKNPAAQMGWIIMEPEDTPPMSGSNAICVATVLLETGILPMTEPQTRLVLEAPGGLIDVLADCRNGKAERITVRNLPSFVDRLDAPLEVEGFGTLRVDIAYGGDSFVIVDAAALGFVIAPDEARELAETGIRITRAANEQLGFRHPQGTGWDHISFCQIAAPLAEEDGIKAGLNTVVVQPGKLDRSPTGTGCSARMAVLHARGLLRKGERFIGRSIIGSRFHCRVEDEVLVGQTPAIIPSISGRGFIYGTQQLMLDPADPWPAGYRLSDTWPMIR
- a CDS encoding VOC family protein; the encoded protein is MNTKIFVNLPVSDLDRSMGFFKTLGYSFNPQFTNEEAACMVISEHIYAMLITKPRFKDFTKKEIADATKTTEVLIALSAESRDAVNRLVDTALASGATEALPPQDHGFMFVRSFNDPDGHIWEILWMDPAAVARE
- a CDS encoding DUF3618 domain-containing protein, whose translation is MSTETERLAREAELHRNHLDETLDQLKSRLSMGQILDEMSGYIRDGQGAEMTRNLGRQVRDNPLALGLIAAGVAWLCFGQGSRRSHHHTRDVNWRGEGAYEGSYFDPYRAEGMEGDRARGMNGGSRGDGSGAIRRVTDTAKSAVSGAMESAQRTFGSISGASTGAAGTIRHSARDMQDAAYRSTRSLYRRTTDAGYRANDMMQSTWSSFNHALRENPLVVGAVAVAVGAAIGAALPSTRQEDRLLGSARDQVRDSAKSYGQEAVQKVQNVASEAYEAGREKAYHPDQPDAGLAETVISAGEAATDAARKTAKKEGML
- a CDS encoding GlsB/YeaQ/YmgE family stress response membrane protein; amino-acid sequence: MEDAGVGWIAAIIIGGIAGWLAEIFMKSDTGILMNILLGVVGAVIANAILGLFGVSLGGWLGYLIAGFIGACILIAAGRAIRR
- a CDS encoding aldo/keto reductase yields the protein MIAAPTIALHDGHTIPQLGLGVWQTPADATAAIVQNALELGYRQIDTASIYGNETGVGEGIRASGVPRERIFLTTKLWNDDQGYDRALKAFDQSVARLGVDYVDLYLIHWPAPKRNAYVDSWRALIRLKEEGRTRSIGVSNFNPDHIERLIAETGVRPVLNQVELHPRFQRRDLREAHARYDIATQAWSPLGRGSLLGEPLIREIARKHGKTPAQVIIRWHLDIGSAAIPKSANPARIAENFAVFDFALDRDDLARLQTLDDPGGRLGPDPLTAPF
- a CDS encoding phage holin family protein; protein product: MSAEPRESRSFSELLADLMQEATELFRTEGRLIRAELADKFTQVQVAGGSLAAGAICLLVALIVLVQALVIALSKVMEPGWAALIVGVVLAAIGAVLLAKGKKNLEPANLAPSRSAEQFRKDSKLVREQTLREQTPHDPTLREQTQ
- a CDS encoding cold-shock protein; the encoded protein is MSAGTVKWFNTTKGYGFIQPDDGGKDVFVHISAVERSGLDTLREGDKLTYEVVRDAKSGKSSAERLQMA
- a CDS encoding sensor histidine kinase codes for the protein MATSGEGSDAEILLAEMRHRLANTFQMLAGFVLQQMRAAQHEEARARLKAVHSVVTLAVTLQRSMAAVSGETFGLHLLEMTKAWDTLGARQGISVTLEIENGLAIPDKAAMILALVIHELVSNAIEHAFPGRGEGQVRIGLSTTADGQGCLCVRDDGIGIDPDRWPALMPSDRALTGLWLVESLVARLRGALVVARANPAGTLAKVRFPL